A stretch of Arachis hypogaea cultivar Tifrunner chromosome 15, arahy.Tifrunner.gnm2.J5K5, whole genome shotgun sequence DNA encodes these proteins:
- the LOC112748111 gene encoding uncharacterized protein isoform X3, whose product MTMPTNQWQQAQMFAQLTTPPPPTYWQPQWPSGVAPFMGSNFPPIYQPFPPNGTTDPSCQGVGTSSTTRPLVPDMHYPIPYPYPGFPGCSYNVLLRLRCCLHSTGPCDPSSWLSQMQQLQHLYAYNFPGAHGYSSAAPTAPGFSASGEQSSHKGTIRPPANLSQKHQQLWEAQSAENVQLWSIIDKLQAEVSDYKVRLTRLEEEVSSLKQKAAAPPHNEVKGNIPKAAVPPRNEVKGNIPLGEVNGNIPFGTGQPRKRGRPRKRPLDILYPYPIHQESQPQTQCRKPAPLIKPHFEIKPSLFEKVILKPHDQGVPNHSTMAKQQTNEKILDAVTPEVSGNIQNNQGKSLLPTHGSEVYQEYQGPQSYASGSAYASGAWVSFKNLDMVTAYCVLPNPKEVRWSNGIVSARYRGDTDKGSHGGTHCIPIQNSAKELLNAASKGHFHNGIVIKQEQEEGAKVSPGQSSANETEEAEDTNSGSAEDENEDEMEDDTGSSAEETDVPKDEGECTMNNS is encoded by the exons ATGACCATGCCCACCAATCAGTGGCAACAAGCTCAGATGTTTGCACAGTTAACAACACCGCCACCACCAACCTATTGGCAACCTCAGTGGCCTTCTGGTGTTGCTCCATTTATGGGATCAAATTTTCCCCCAATTTATCAGCCATTCCCTCCTAATGGCACCACTGATcctagctgccaaggtgttggaACTTCCTCAACTACCCGGCCTCTAGTTCCGGATATGCATTACCCTATTCCCTACCCGTATCCTGGATTTCCAG GGTGTTCGTATAATGTATTATTAAGGTTAAGGTGTTGCCTACACTCTACAGGTCCTTGTGATCCATCATCTTGGTTGAGTCAAATGCAGCAATTACAGCATCTCTATGCTTACAATTTTCCTGGTGCGCATGGCTATTCTTCGGCAGCTCCTACTGCGCCTGGCTTCTCAGCTTCTGGAGAGCAATCTTCCCATAAAGGAACTATCAGACCACCTGCAAATCTTTCTCAGAAGCACCAGCAACTCTGGGAAGCTCAG TCAGCAGAGAATGTCCAGCTCTGGAGCATAATAGATAAATTGCAGGCTGAAGTTTCTGATTACAAGGTTCGTCTCACAAGGCTTGAAGAAGAAGTTTCATCACTCAAACAAAAAGCAGCAGCGCCTCCCCATAATGAAGTTAAGGGTAATATCCCTAAAGCGGCAGTGCCTCCCCGTAATGAAGTTAAAGGTAATATCCCTTTAGGGGAAGTTAATGGAAATATCCCTTTTGGAACAGGACAGCCACGAAAGAGAGGGAGGCCACGTAAGCGGCCACTGGATATACTGTATCCGTATCCAATCCATCAAGAATCTCAACCACAAACTCAGTGTAGAAAGCCAGCGCCACTAATTAAGCCTCACTTTGAAATTAAACCATCTCTCTTTGAGAAAGTTATCCTTAAGCCACATGATCAAGGTGTGCCAAATCACTCTACAATGGCAAAGCAGCAAACCAATGAAAAGATCTTAGATGCCGTAACACCAGAAGTGAGTGGCAACATCCAAAACAATCAAGGCAAATCATTGTTGCCTACACACGGAAGCGAAGTTTATCAGGAATATCAGGGACCCCAATCATATGCTAGTGGCAGCGCTTATGCTTCGGGAGCATgggttagttttaaaaatttagacatggtaACAGCCTATTGTGTACTTCCAAATCCAAAAGAAGTACGATGGAGTAACGGGATTGTTTCGGCTAGATACCGAGGAGATACTGATAAAGGGAGTCATGGGGGAACTCATTGCATACCCATTCAAAACTCTGCTAAGGAACTGTTAAATGCAGCAAGTAAAGGTCATTTCCATAATGGCATTGTTatcaaacaagaacaagaagaaggagCAAAGGTATCACCTGGACAGAGTTCTGCTAATGAAACAGAGGAGGCGGAAGATACTAATTCAGGATCAGCCGAAGATGAAAATGAGGATGAAATGGAAGATGACACTGGCTCCAGTGCTGAAGAAACTGATGTGCCTAAAGATGAGGGTGAGTGCACCATGAATAATAGTTGA
- the LOC112748111 gene encoding uncharacterized protein isoform X1, translating to MEKNKYQILGSASGQQPPTNEPQGNKQKGQANVTVLPNSKQQQQLSIAPKPYTPQSATEQFLAMTMPTNQWQQAQMFAQLTTPPPPTYWQPQWPSGVAPFMGSNFPPIYQPFPPNGTTDPSCQGVGTSSTTRPLVPDMHYPIPYPYPGFPGCSYNVLLRLRCCLHSTGPCDPSSWLSQMQQLQHLYAYNFPGAHGYSSAAPTAPGFSASGEQSSHKGTIRPPANLSQKHQQLWEAQSAENVQLWSIIDKLQAEVSDYKVRLTRLEEEVSSLKQKAAAPPHNEVKGNIPKAAVPPRNEVKGNIPLGEVNGNIPFGTGQPRKRGRPRKRPLDILYPYPIHQESQPQTQCRKPAPLIKPHFEIKPSLFEKVILKPHDQGVPNHSTMAKQQTNEKILDAVTPEVSGNIQNNQGKSLLPTHGSEVYQEYQGPQSYASGSAYASGAWVSFKNLDMVTAYCVLPNPKEVRWSNGIVSARYRGDTDKGSHGGTHCIPIQNSAKELLNAASKGHFHNGIVIKQEQEEGAKVSPGQSSANETEEAEDTNSGSAEDENEDEMEDDTGSSAEETDVPKDEGECTMNNS from the exons ATGGAAAAGAACAAGTATCAGATTCTGGGTTCCGCTTCTGGTCAACAACCTCCGACAAATGAACCGCAG GGCAACAAACAGAAAGGCCAAGCAAATGTGACAGTTTTGCCTAACTCAAAACAACAGCAGCAGCTATCCATTGCCCCTAAACCCTACACTCCTCAAAGTGCTACAGAACAGTTCCTGGCAATGACCATGCCCACCAATCAGTGGCAACAAGCTCAGATGTTTGCACAGTTAACAACACCGCCACCACCAACCTATTGGCAACCTCAGTGGCCTTCTGGTGTTGCTCCATTTATGGGATCAAATTTTCCCCCAATTTATCAGCCATTCCCTCCTAATGGCACCACTGATcctagctgccaaggtgttggaACTTCCTCAACTACCCGGCCTCTAGTTCCGGATATGCATTACCCTATTCCCTACCCGTATCCTGGATTTCCAG GGTGTTCGTATAATGTATTATTAAGGTTAAGGTGTTGCCTACACTCTACAGGTCCTTGTGATCCATCATCTTGGTTGAGTCAAATGCAGCAATTACAGCATCTCTATGCTTACAATTTTCCTGGTGCGCATGGCTATTCTTCGGCAGCTCCTACTGCGCCTGGCTTCTCAGCTTCTGGAGAGCAATCTTCCCATAAAGGAACTATCAGACCACCTGCAAATCTTTCTCAGAAGCACCAGCAACTCTGGGAAGCTCAG TCAGCAGAGAATGTCCAGCTCTGGAGCATAATAGATAAATTGCAGGCTGAAGTTTCTGATTACAAGGTTCGTCTCACAAGGCTTGAAGAAGAAGTTTCATCACTCAAACAAAAAGCAGCAGCGCCTCCCCATAATGAAGTTAAGGGTAATATCCCTAAAGCGGCAGTGCCTCCCCGTAATGAAGTTAAAGGTAATATCCCTTTAGGGGAAGTTAATGGAAATATCCCTTTTGGAACAGGACAGCCACGAAAGAGAGGGAGGCCACGTAAGCGGCCACTGGATATACTGTATCCGTATCCAATCCATCAAGAATCTCAACCACAAACTCAGTGTAGAAAGCCAGCGCCACTAATTAAGCCTCACTTTGAAATTAAACCATCTCTCTTTGAGAAAGTTATCCTTAAGCCACATGATCAAGGTGTGCCAAATCACTCTACAATGGCAAAGCAGCAAACCAATGAAAAGATCTTAGATGCCGTAACACCAGAAGTGAGTGGCAACATCCAAAACAATCAAGGCAAATCATTGTTGCCTACACACGGAAGCGAAGTTTATCAGGAATATCAGGGACCCCAATCATATGCTAGTGGCAGCGCTTATGCTTCGGGAGCATgggttagttttaaaaatttagacatggtaACAGCCTATTGTGTACTTCCAAATCCAAAAGAAGTACGATGGAGTAACGGGATTGTTTCGGCTAGATACCGAGGAGATACTGATAAAGGGAGTCATGGGGGAACTCATTGCATACCCATTCAAAACTCTGCTAAGGAACTGTTAAATGCAGCAAGTAAAGGTCATTTCCATAATGGCATTGTTatcaaacaagaacaagaagaaggagCAAAGGTATCACCTGGACAGAGTTCTGCTAATGAAACAGAGGAGGCGGAAGATACTAATTCAGGATCAGCCGAAGATGAAAATGAGGATGAAATGGAAGATGACACTGGCTCCAGTGCTGAAGAAACTGATGTGCCTAAAGATGAGGGTGAGTGCACCATGAATAATAGTTGA
- the LOC112748111 gene encoding uncharacterized protein isoform X2 has translation MEKNKYQILGSASGQQPPTNEPQGNKQKGQANVTVLPNSKQQQQLSIAPKPYTPQSATEQFLAMTMPTNQWQQAQMFAQLTTPPPPTYWQPQWPSGVAPFMGSNFPPIYQPFPPNGTTDPSCQGVGTSSTTRPLVPDMHYPIPYPYPGFPGPCDPSSWLSQMQQLQHLYAYNFPGAHGYSSAAPTAPGFSASGEQSSHKGTIRPPANLSQKHQQLWEAQSAENVQLWSIIDKLQAEVSDYKVRLTRLEEEVSSLKQKAAAPPHNEVKGNIPKAAVPPRNEVKGNIPLGEVNGNIPFGTGQPRKRGRPRKRPLDILYPYPIHQESQPQTQCRKPAPLIKPHFEIKPSLFEKVILKPHDQGVPNHSTMAKQQTNEKILDAVTPEVSGNIQNNQGKSLLPTHGSEVYQEYQGPQSYASGSAYASGAWVSFKNLDMVTAYCVLPNPKEVRWSNGIVSARYRGDTDKGSHGGTHCIPIQNSAKELLNAASKGHFHNGIVIKQEQEEGAKVSPGQSSANETEEAEDTNSGSAEDENEDEMEDDTGSSAEETDVPKDEGECTMNNS, from the exons ATGGAAAAGAACAAGTATCAGATTCTGGGTTCCGCTTCTGGTCAACAACCTCCGACAAATGAACCGCAG GGCAACAAACAGAAAGGCCAAGCAAATGTGACAGTTTTGCCTAACTCAAAACAACAGCAGCAGCTATCCATTGCCCCTAAACCCTACACTCCTCAAAGTGCTACAGAACAGTTCCTGGCAATGACCATGCCCACCAATCAGTGGCAACAAGCTCAGATGTTTGCACAGTTAACAACACCGCCACCACCAACCTATTGGCAACCTCAGTGGCCTTCTGGTGTTGCTCCATTTATGGGATCAAATTTTCCCCCAATTTATCAGCCATTCCCTCCTAATGGCACCACTGATcctagctgccaaggtgttggaACTTCCTCAACTACCCGGCCTCTAGTTCCGGATATGCATTACCCTATTCCCTACCCGTATCCTGGATTTCCAG GTCCTTGTGATCCATCATCTTGGTTGAGTCAAATGCAGCAATTACAGCATCTCTATGCTTACAATTTTCCTGGTGCGCATGGCTATTCTTCGGCAGCTCCTACTGCGCCTGGCTTCTCAGCTTCTGGAGAGCAATCTTCCCATAAAGGAACTATCAGACCACCTGCAAATCTTTCTCAGAAGCACCAGCAACTCTGGGAAGCTCAG TCAGCAGAGAATGTCCAGCTCTGGAGCATAATAGATAAATTGCAGGCTGAAGTTTCTGATTACAAGGTTCGTCTCACAAGGCTTGAAGAAGAAGTTTCATCACTCAAACAAAAAGCAGCAGCGCCTCCCCATAATGAAGTTAAGGGTAATATCCCTAAAGCGGCAGTGCCTCCCCGTAATGAAGTTAAAGGTAATATCCCTTTAGGGGAAGTTAATGGAAATATCCCTTTTGGAACAGGACAGCCACGAAAGAGAGGGAGGCCACGTAAGCGGCCACTGGATATACTGTATCCGTATCCAATCCATCAAGAATCTCAACCACAAACTCAGTGTAGAAAGCCAGCGCCACTAATTAAGCCTCACTTTGAAATTAAACCATCTCTCTTTGAGAAAGTTATCCTTAAGCCACATGATCAAGGTGTGCCAAATCACTCTACAATGGCAAAGCAGCAAACCAATGAAAAGATCTTAGATGCCGTAACACCAGAAGTGAGTGGCAACATCCAAAACAATCAAGGCAAATCATTGTTGCCTACACACGGAAGCGAAGTTTATCAGGAATATCAGGGACCCCAATCATATGCTAGTGGCAGCGCTTATGCTTCGGGAGCATgggttagttttaaaaatttagacatggtaACAGCCTATTGTGTACTTCCAAATCCAAAAGAAGTACGATGGAGTAACGGGATTGTTTCGGCTAGATACCGAGGAGATACTGATAAAGGGAGTCATGGGGGAACTCATTGCATACCCATTCAAAACTCTGCTAAGGAACTGTTAAATGCAGCAAGTAAAGGTCATTTCCATAATGGCATTGTTatcaaacaagaacaagaagaaggagCAAAGGTATCACCTGGACAGAGTTCTGCTAATGAAACAGAGGAGGCGGAAGATACTAATTCAGGATCAGCCGAAGATGAAAATGAGGATGAAATGGAAGATGACACTGGCTCCAGTGCTGAAGAAACTGATGTGCCTAAAGATGAGGGTGAGTGCACCATGAATAATAGTTGA
- the LOC112747775 gene encoding uncharacterized protein — MPNLTTNYSKKPPRPNRICFSFAAYAAALMDRLKSSNIIVSDGLSDAEFSQLESKFNITFPPDLRAILHHGLPISPGFPNWRSSSDQQLQILLNLPTSSILRQVSKTGFWHPSWGPEPSDPTRATSSAWRILNQAPQLIPIYRHCYIPASPNVAGNPVFYVDHGGDLRLLSFDVAGFFEKAEFMSEWEGEQDEPVWAAKSARRIRFWSEMAEEVVEGELANKWWWRRFEGEIGGCMEGAVWKLRDGGWREEEIRDMMMVMDDGGDHGEEEEKKVNVRVKDMEGMTWQARVLSLVLLRAGWSREDVVDSLGLVGDKGMEVVVPILSTDTRKHHSQLTSHNNNALNNILST, encoded by the coding sequence ATGCCCAACCTCACCACCAATTATTCAAAGAAGCCACCAAGGCCCAACCGGATATGCTTCTCCTTCGCCGCGTACGCCGCCGCTCTCATGGACCGCCTCAAATCCTCCAACATCATCGTCTCCGATGGCCTCTCCGATGCTGAATTCTCGCAACTcgaatcaaaattcaacatcacCTTTCCGCCGGACCTCCGCGCCATCCTCCACCACGGCCTCCCGATCTCGCCGGGCTTCCCAAACTGGCGCTCCTCCTCCGATCAGCAGCTCCAGATTCTCCTCAACCTCCCAACCTCCTCCATCCTCCGTCAGGTCTCAAAAACCGGATTCTGGCATCCTTCCTGGGGCCCCGAGCCCAGTGACCCGACCCGGGCCACCAGCTCCGCGTGGCGCATCTTGAACCAGGCTCCGCAGCTCATACCTATTTACCGGCATTGCTACATCCCTGCGTCGCCGAACGTAGCCGGGAATCCCGTCTTTTACGTCGATCACGGCGGCGATCTTAGGTTGTTGAGTTTCGACGTGGCGGGATTCTTCGAGAAGGCGGAGTTCATGTCGGAGTGGGAAGGGGAACAGGATGAGCCGGTTTGGGCGGCCAAGAGTGCGAGGAGAATAAGGTTTTGGTCGGAGATGGCGGAAGAGGTGGTGGAGGGGGAATTGGCAAACAAGTGGTGGTGGAGAAGGTTTGAAGGGGAGATTGGAGGGTGCATGGAAGGGGCGGTGTGGAAGCTGAGAGACGGAGGGTGGAGGGAGGAGGAGATTCGCGACATGATGATGGTCATGGACGACGGTGGTGATcatggagaggaagaagagaagaaggtgaATGTGAGGGTGAAGGACATGGAGGGGATGACGTGGCAGGCGAGGGTGCTGTCTTTGGTGCTTCTGCGTGCGGGTTGGAGCAGGGAAGATGTGGTGGACTCTCTTGGTTTGGTCGGCGATAAAGGGATGGAAGTCGTGGTTCCAATTCTATCAACAGATACAAGAAAGCATCACTCACAACTCACAAGTCACAATAACAATGCCTTAAACAACATTCTTTCAACTTAA
- the LOC112748111 gene encoding uncharacterized protein isoform X4 translates to MTMPTNQWQQAQMFAQLTTPPPPTYWQPQWPSGVAPFMGSNFPPIYQPFPPNGTTDPSCQGVGTSSTTRPLVPDMHYPIPYPYPGFPGPCDPSSWLSQMQQLQHLYAYNFPGAHGYSSAAPTAPGFSASGEQSSHKGTIRPPANLSQKHQQLWEAQSAENVQLWSIIDKLQAEVSDYKVRLTRLEEEVSSLKQKAAAPPHNEVKGNIPKAAVPPRNEVKGNIPLGEVNGNIPFGTGQPRKRGRPRKRPLDILYPYPIHQESQPQTQCRKPAPLIKPHFEIKPSLFEKVILKPHDQGVPNHSTMAKQQTNEKILDAVTPEVSGNIQNNQGKSLLPTHGSEVYQEYQGPQSYASGSAYASGAWVSFKNLDMVTAYCVLPNPKEVRWSNGIVSARYRGDTDKGSHGGTHCIPIQNSAKELLNAASKGHFHNGIVIKQEQEEGAKVSPGQSSANETEEAEDTNSGSAEDENEDEMEDDTGSSAEETDVPKDEGECTMNNS, encoded by the exons ATGACCATGCCCACCAATCAGTGGCAACAAGCTCAGATGTTTGCACAGTTAACAACACCGCCACCACCAACCTATTGGCAACCTCAGTGGCCTTCTGGTGTTGCTCCATTTATGGGATCAAATTTTCCCCCAATTTATCAGCCATTCCCTCCTAATGGCACCACTGATcctagctgccaaggtgttggaACTTCCTCAACTACCCGGCCTCTAGTTCCGGATATGCATTACCCTATTCCCTACCCGTATCCTGGATTTCCAG GTCCTTGTGATCCATCATCTTGGTTGAGTCAAATGCAGCAATTACAGCATCTCTATGCTTACAATTTTCCTGGTGCGCATGGCTATTCTTCGGCAGCTCCTACTGCGCCTGGCTTCTCAGCTTCTGGAGAGCAATCTTCCCATAAAGGAACTATCAGACCACCTGCAAATCTTTCTCAGAAGCACCAGCAACTCTGGGAAGCTCAG TCAGCAGAGAATGTCCAGCTCTGGAGCATAATAGATAAATTGCAGGCTGAAGTTTCTGATTACAAGGTTCGTCTCACAAGGCTTGAAGAAGAAGTTTCATCACTCAAACAAAAAGCAGCAGCGCCTCCCCATAATGAAGTTAAGGGTAATATCCCTAAAGCGGCAGTGCCTCCCCGTAATGAAGTTAAAGGTAATATCCCTTTAGGGGAAGTTAATGGAAATATCCCTTTTGGAACAGGACAGCCACGAAAGAGAGGGAGGCCACGTAAGCGGCCACTGGATATACTGTATCCGTATCCAATCCATCAAGAATCTCAACCACAAACTCAGTGTAGAAAGCCAGCGCCACTAATTAAGCCTCACTTTGAAATTAAACCATCTCTCTTTGAGAAAGTTATCCTTAAGCCACATGATCAAGGTGTGCCAAATCACTCTACAATGGCAAAGCAGCAAACCAATGAAAAGATCTTAGATGCCGTAACACCAGAAGTGAGTGGCAACATCCAAAACAATCAAGGCAAATCATTGTTGCCTACACACGGAAGCGAAGTTTATCAGGAATATCAGGGACCCCAATCATATGCTAGTGGCAGCGCTTATGCTTCGGGAGCATgggttagttttaaaaatttagacatggtaACAGCCTATTGTGTACTTCCAAATCCAAAAGAAGTACGATGGAGTAACGGGATTGTTTCGGCTAGATACCGAGGAGATACTGATAAAGGGAGTCATGGGGGAACTCATTGCATACCCATTCAAAACTCTGCTAAGGAACTGTTAAATGCAGCAAGTAAAGGTCATTTCCATAATGGCATTGTTatcaaacaagaacaagaagaaggagCAAAGGTATCACCTGGACAGAGTTCTGCTAATGAAACAGAGGAGGCGGAAGATACTAATTCAGGATCAGCCGAAGATGAAAATGAGGATGAAATGGAAGATGACACTGGCTCCAGTGCTGAAGAAACTGATGTGCCTAAAGATGAGGGTGAGTGCACCATGAATAATAGTTGA